The following are from one region of the Nymphaea colorata isolate Beijing-Zhang1983 chromosome 7, ASM883128v2, whole genome shotgun sequence genome:
- the LOC116257818 gene encoding non-specific lipid-transfer protein 3-like — MKQFNSSNGGSNGLTLFMKRRGRRGASINKAPTSSSESCLVLLLLGSPQPGRTLLVASEYCGGSVMAAKVVAVVQVVSLLLLVVVGSHAAEGAGVSCGDALNALIPCTSYLVGAGGATPSDGCCRGAQNLDRMAPTADARRSLCECFKQTAPSFGVNPQRVRSLPALCNIKLTVVITPNVDCSKIA, encoded by the exons ATGAAGCAATTTAATAGCAGTAACGGAGGCTCCAATGGTCTTACTCTCTTCATGAAGCGTCGAGGGCGACGAGGAGCGTCTATAAATAAAGCACCAACTTCATCTTCAGAGTCCTGCCTCGTACTACTGCTCTTGGGGAGTCCACAGCCAGGAAGAACTTTATTAGTGGCGAGTGAGTACTGCGGAGGTTCTGTAATGGCGGCCaaggtggtggcggtggtgcaAGTGGTGTCTCTGTtgctgttggtggtggtggggaGCCACGCCGCCGAGGGAGCAGGGGTATCGTGTGGGGATGCGTTGAACGCATTGATACCGTGCACCTCTTACCTTGTGGGGGCGGGAGGGGCGACTCCCAGCGACGGCTGCTGCCGGGGGGCTCAGAATCTCGACCGGATGGCGCCGACGGCGGACGCCCGCAGGTCCCTGTGCGAGTGCTTCAAGCAGACGGCGCCGTCCTTTGGTGTCAACCCTCAGCGCGTCCGCTCCCTCCCTGCCCTCTGCAACATCAAGCTCACCGTAGTCATCACCCCCAATGTTGACTGCAGCAAGAT AGCCTGA